The DNA region CGTAGGTTGCATAGATACGCCTTCAGAGGGACAGACCATAAGTGGCAGCAATATGATTAACGGTTGGTTTCTTGATGGAAATGGAGTAAAAAAGGTAGAGGTGCTGGTGGATGGAACAGTAGTAGGAACAGCCAGCTATGGAGATGGAAGATTGGATGTGTCAAAAGTATATCCATCCTATAACAACGTAAACAGCGGTTATCACTATAGTCTAGATACAACTAAACTTACTAATGGAAGACATACCATAGTAATAAGGGAAACAGGAAATAATAATTCCCAGACCAGTTTAAGTGGAAGGAACATAACAGTATCAAACTAGTGCACAACTGGTAAATATTACACCACTGGAGTGCAATACTGTGTGATTTTGGTAAATAATGGGCCCCTGAGGTGCAATAATGCAGCTCAGGGGTATTTTCTATGAACAAATCTAAAATTAGGATGAACTTTTTGAGAATTTTAGATATAATATACTTATTGGTGTTTTTAGAAATGCAAATTGGGGGCGAAGTGTGTGATAACAGATGGAGAATTAAAAGAACTAAACAGATCCATAATAAAATTACTATTGAAGATGCGTCGACCAGTTAAGGATTTAGAATTGGCAGATACAGAATTAAAAAAGGGAGAAAAATTTATCTCCTATATTGGATATAGATTTTATTGCTTTCATTTACAGTCTTTTTATATAAAAAAGTTTAAAGAAATAGAATTTAGATATGCTATACCGGAAAGTGTGAAGCAATGTGGTAAGAGTTTTATTGGCAGAAATGGCAAATTTATGCTTTATGCAGATGAAGCACAATTATTAGAAATAAGAGAAGTATTACAGGGAAATTGAATAAAGTTTATTATGAGCAGCATTTTAGTAATATTACGAATTTTATTTATTCTTAGAACAATAAAAACGAAATCCAAAAGGGGTTCGTTTTTTTATTTCTTTAAAAGATTGTGAAATCTTTGCAATATATAATAAACTTATGTATCAAAATTGAAGAAATATCCTTAAAATTGTATCAAGAATATAATACAGTATTTGAAAAGTAAAATAGAGTGTATTATTTACATTGAATAAAATTCAAAAATACGTTGATTTTACTCAATATAATTTTGATACATATATGTGGCATAGAAATTGCTGGATTATATAGATAGAAATAAAAGTAGATTGGTGGTGATTGATGTAAACGTTTATATGGCGTAGACATAAATATTTGACTTACATCTGGCTCTGTTACCAATGAATTTTACTGAGGGAAGTTTAGTTTTACGACACAGTTGAATTACTTGTACGACTTAATTAAAAAAATATAAATTTATAGGGGGAATTTTTTAATGAAAAAAAAGTTTAAGAGTGTATTTAGTTTTTTTATATGCTTCGCCATGTTTTTAACTACTGGTATTACAGTATCACCTGTAGTAACAAAGGCAGAAACAGCTACCTTTATCACTAGACAAGATTTTATAAATGGTAATTTTGGAAATACAGACAATGGTGTTGAACTTTTAAAAAATAATGGTGACAATGCTGGCGTTACTAGTACATACGGCACAACATTCACCTATGAGGCAGATGTTAATCTTGAAGATGGGCCTTCAGCAGCGCTAACCTTTGGAGTAGCAAATAAGGACAACCCATCCAGTGGAGTATGGTATGGTGTTAATATCAATAAAACAGAGGGATATTCATACTCTCAAAACGATAATGTAACTGGTGTAATAAGATTATTTAAGGTTATTCCTGGGCAACCTCTTGGATTCAATGAAGTAGCAGCGCTTACAGATGCTCAGAAGGCAAAAAATACTTTCCATTATAAAGTAACTGTGGACAGCAATAAAAACATTAAGTTCTATTTAGATGGCAACCTTGTACTTATGCAAAATGATCCAAGTTGGACAGGCGGAAATGTAGGTATTTTAACCTATAATACTAAGGCTACCTTTAGCAATGTTAGATTTAGTGACAGTGCAGTAGATAATGATGAAAATGGATTTTTAACTAATTTGACAAATATTCAGGCAGTAAAGGCTGGAACCTGGAACAAGACTAATGAGGGATTATATTCACTGGGAAGAGGAGATAATTTTGCTATATCACAGACTACAGGAACAGATTTTACTTATCAAAGTGATGTAACTCTGCCATCTACAGGAGCAGCATCCTTAGTGTTCAGATCAAATGACAACGGTTCCAGTTCCTATGTGGCTAATGTAGACAAGGGCGCTGGCATGGGTAAACTATTTAAATTTGTAAATGGCGCAGCTACTGTTTTAAGCGAATTTAGGCTAGCTTCTACAAAGGATACTTATAATTTGAAGGTGAAGGCAATAGGTTCACATATAGAGTACTATATTGATGGTTCACTTGTGGCAAATTGCAGCGACGGCAGTTTAAGTTCCGGAAAATTTGGAGTATTGACTTATAGTGGAGCAGAAATATATCAAAATTTAAATAAATATGACATAAATGCTGCAACTTATCCTAAACTAACAGATCTTCAGATTAATGGGATAAATTTAGAACCAGCATTTAATGAAAACATATACTCATATAATACTACTATAGATTATGCAACAGATAAAATAAGTATAAAACCTGTGGCAGTTAATTCTAGTACTGTAAATGTAAGAGTTTTGGACAGTAAAGGCTCTGAGGTATTTAATAATACAGTCCAAAACAATACTTTTAATGAAATTGCCATTCCTGTGGGACTGAATAAAGTCTATGTAACTGCTAAGGATTCAGATAATAATGAAAGCACATATTTAGTACAAGTTAAGAGAGAACAGGATCCAAGCTCCTATTATTCAGAGGAGTATAGGCCACAGTTTCACTATTCAGCAAAGGAAAATTGGGTAAATGATCCTAATGGTATGGTTTACTATGAAGGAGAATATCATTTATTCTATCAATATTATCCTTATGGTAAAGAATGGGGTCCTATGCACTGGGGACATGCAGTAAGTACAGATCTAGTTCACTGGACAGAACTTCCTATTGCTCTTTATCCAGATAATATTGGAGCTATATTCTCTGGCTCTGCAGTAGTAGATGAAAATAATACCACAGGTTTCTTCACTAATACTCCGGAGAAAAAAGGCTTGGTTGCAATTTACACTACTGATAATAGTGGGGTACAGCAGCAGAATATTGCCTACAGCACTGATAAGGGAAGAACCTGGACTAAATATACTGGAAATCCTGTTATAAAAACTGCTGATGATCCTTTAAAGGATATTGCCAACGGTGCCTTCAGAGACCCAAAGGTATTTTGGGATGAAGATGCTAAAAAGTGGATTATGGTAGCTGCTGGAGGCCCACTTAGATTTTTCTCATCTTCAGATCTTAAAAACTGGACACCAGAAGCAATGCAGCCAGAAATTCAAACTGAATGCCCTGATATCTTCAAACTTAATGTGGAAGGAACAAATGAATCAAAATGGGTACTAAGTGAAGGTGGAAGATACTATAGAATTGGTGATTTGAAACAGGTAAATGGAAAATTGACCTTTGTATCAGAATCAGATAGAATTCCAACAAATTTTGGTAAAGACTCTTATGCGGCACAGACTTACAACAATACTCCTGATGGCAGAAGGATTATGATTAACTGGATGAACACCTGGGATAACTATTGTAATGCGCTGTCAGCTATTACAGACCCATATAATGGTTCTTTCACTTTGCAGCATGAATTGAAATTGAAGAAAAATGGAGATGGACAGATTAGATTAGTTCAGGAGCCTATAAAAGAATACAACAGTTTACGCTTAGCTCCTACAGTAATAGAAAACGCTACTGTCAGTGCTACTGGCAATATACTTCAAGGGGTTACAGGTAAACAGACTGAAATTGATGCTGAATTTACACCAGGAGCGAATACTACAGATGTGGGCTTTAAGCTTAGAGTAGGCAACAATCAGGAAACTGTGGTAAATTACAATATAGCAAGTAAAAAGGTATCCATTGACAGAAGTAAATCAGGAAAGATACCAACAGAAAATGGCAATAGATACTATGAAAGTGATTTGTTTAAGGCTTTAGAAACTGGAGATATGAGTATGACTGCAGATGGTAAAATCAAACTTAGAATCTTCCTTGACTGGTCTTCTATAGAGGTATTTGGCAATGATGGAGAAGTAACCGGGGCTTCACTTATATTCCCAGATGACACAAGCACTGGTATGGAAACGTACTCAAAAAATGGAGATTCAAAGGCTAATATTACTCTATATCCAATCAATAGCATATGGAAAAGTGATGCAACTACGTTAAAAATAAATGCAGAAGACGCCGGCAATGGTAAAAAATCATTAAATGAAGCAGAATTTAAACTCTATGACCTTAATGGAAATGCTATAGGAACTGACAAAATTGAAACTAATTCAAAGGGTCAGGCTACTGCAGCAAATTTAGCACCAGGTAAATACGTACTAAAGGAAATAAAGGCTCCGAAGGGACCCTATGAGCTGGATAAAAATTGGAGCCAGCAAGTAGACTTGACAAAAGGCAGTCAAACTATAACTATAGAAAGTTCTAAATATAAAAAGAAGTAATTATTTTACCAATTTTTACACCCCTGGGGCGGTGATTTTGGAATGTAAATTTCCAATTTTTACACCCCAGGGGTGCTTTTAGTAATTTTATTTTTCCATGTAAAATATTGAACAATCTAAATTATAACATATCTGAAAATAAAAATTGTGAAATAAAGAGCTATTGATTATAATTTAAGTCAACCCATCACGCTAATATAGAGCAAGGAAGAAATACTATTGAAGTAAGAAGAAGTATCAATAATTTTTTGAAGCATCAAAAATTTGACAATTGATTTTTTACTCCCATTATAATAATTGGATTTTGAGAAGGATTTAACCATTTTAGAAAACTAATAAGTGTTTGTTGGTCAGTTGCTACGCAGCCAGCGGTACCGTGACCAGATCCTCCCCATACGTGGAAGAATATTGCGCTTCCCATGTAGGGTGTCCTGCTGCTGTTATAATCTATTACTGCGGCATAATTATAACTTGCTATGTTAAGACGTTCTGCTGAACTAAAGCCTCCGGAGCCTCTTTTATATTGGTTATAATAACTGGAGTTACTATCATCTACCCAGTAGTCATTATCATTAACTTGTTTATAGGTGTAGTTTACTCCTGGATTTGGCAATCTCCCAAACATCATGCTGGCAAATCCAAACTTACCTGAGGGAGTTCTCGTGTCACCTTCTCTCTTCTGACCTAATGGTGCAAAACCATTTGCTCCTACATTTATAGGGAAAGGATTTAATGCTCTTTGCCATACTCCATTTGATTTTTGAAAGGTTTCACAAGTTCCACTTATTTGACCATAGCTATTTGTATAAACAACAACTACCTGATTGGAGTTTCCTGTATTTAGAAAATTTACTATATAATTTTGTTGTACTGGTGGGGTTGGAGCAGCTTCTTGTGACTGAACTATTATAGGCTTAGCTGAATTATTGGCTGTAGATGCAGATTGTTGTTTTTGTGAATTTTGCCGGGCAGCTTTTTGTTCTTGTTCTTTCTGTTTTTCTTGTTCTGATTGTTTTTGTTTTTCTTCTTCAGCTTGTGATTTTTGTGCTGCTAGTTTTTCTTGCTCCTGTTTTTGTTGTTTTGCCAGCTTAACTTGCTCTAATTTATTATCTGCTTCATCCTTTTCATTTTTTTGCTGTTCCAATTTATTTTTTGTAGACAATTCAGCAGCATGCGCAGTTTCAGCAGACTGATTTTTTGCATATTGAGAATAAGCGACTCCTGAAACTAGTAGGATAATAAATATAGAAAAAATAGTTATAAATTTTAAAGTTATTAATGATTTTATAAATTTAATTCTTAATTTCATTGTGTTATCATCCTTTCTTTTTTTATTACTACAATTTAATACTGCTTGTCCAACATATGAACTTCAGCACCTCATCAAATATTTGTTAAGTCTTGATTGCTACATAAGAGGAATATAACCTAGGGGTGTAATTCTTTCCAATTTTAATTTTCAACTTGCGAGAGTTTGTTTAGTCCTTTTCTTAGTAGCCAAAGAATCATACATATATATCCGAAAGCTCTATTTTAATTTTTTCTATATTGCTATGGTCTGCAAATTTCTCTTCATTGTTACAATTTTCATCACCTTTTAGCAGCTTTACGGGAAGGGTTATTTTAAATTCACTTCCTTTATTTGGAGCACTCTCTAACTCAATTATTCCATTATGCAAAACCACTAGTTCTTTCACTAAGGAGAGACCTATGCCACTGCCTTCTGAACCTCTTGATAAAGATTTATCCACTTGAACAAATTTTTTAAATATTGAAGCTTGCTTATCAGGAGGTATTCCTATCCCTGTGTCCTTTACGGAAATAACTATGTTGTCTACTTTATCCTGTATATTAACTTCTATGCTTCCGCCAGGAGGTGTAAATTTTATTGCATTGGATAATAAATTAAGTATAATTCTTTCTATAGCATCTGAATCAAAAGCCATAACTTTTTCTTCAATGTCTGTGTCAAAAGTAATATTAATATCTTTGCTTTTTACATAATCAACAGTAGACATTACAGTATTTTCTAAAGTAAAGACTATATCATCATTTTTAAAGTGCGTAGAAAAATTACCTGAATCGATCTTTGTTATATCTATAAGGTTATTAATAATTCTAAGCAATCTATAACAGTTTAGTTTCATTATATCTATATATTTTTCTGAAGTTTCATCTTTACCTTCAGTAGTTCTATTTTTAAGTTCTATAATTTGAAGAGCACTGAAAATTAAATTTAAGGGAGTTTTAAATTCGTGAGAAATATTAGAAAAAAAGTTGGTCTTTAATTCATCGTAGTATTTTAACTCCTTAATAAGTTTTTTATTTTTCTCATTTAGTTTATGCTCAGTTATATCACGACCTAATAACATCAATCCTTTACGGCTTCCGTCTTCGTTAAATAGAGGAATTCTCAAGGTATCATAAATTTTATTAGTTTCTTCTCTTCTATTTAGAATAACTTCTTTAGTTCTATATATAGTTCCTGTTTCCCATGTTTTTCTATCGTTGGTTTCAAATTCATCAAGTAAATCTTCGTTAAAATATGGAGATGTATTTATATCATTCATATTAATATTTTCATAATCATCTCTGCTAATGTTTAAGAGGCGGAGAGCAGCGTCATTTATTTCCAGAAAAATTCCTTTATCATTTTTAAAATAAATTATATCAGGAGTAGAATTTATTAATGTATTTAGCAGGTTTTCATTATCGGACAGCGAATTTTCAGCAAGTCTGCGCTTGTATATATTAAAAATTATTAAAAACATTTGTAAAGCAATTATAAATATGATAATAGAAGCAGCAATGGGGAAAAACATGTTTTTATAAATATTAAAATAATCTATAGGTGCATTGCGTATTATTGATCCTTTGGGCAGAGATTTTAGGTCAATGCCAAATTTTTTTAATTGCAGGTAATTAAATTCATAGTTATGGGCGGTGTCTTCTGTAACAGGTATACTGGAAGGCCTTTCACCATTTAATATCATTAAAGCTAAATCACCTATACTACTCCCATAACTATCTGCGTATGTAAGCATACCGCCTATGCTTTGATTATTTATATATGAGCTTGCTCTGCAGTAAATAGGTATGCGAGAATCTTTAAAGAGTATATCTGCAGCTGATGACTGTGAGATTACTTTGTCGCTGATGCCTTTATAGGCATCAGCAGTTGCACTAAAATAGATAACAGTATCTTTAGGTAAGTTATTTATTTCTTTTTTTAATTTAAAGATATCACTTTCATCAGAAAATAAGAAATTAATTTTGTTTTTATATAGAGGTATTAAACTTTCAACAAGTTTTTTATGATAAATTCCAAATTGAGTTTTATCTGTGATTACAAATATTTGTTTAGTTTTTGGATGAAGACTCAAAGCTACATCAAGAGTACTTTTGATATCCGGATTCTTTGTTATTCCAGTATAGTTCGAATGACCCTTAACCAAAGAAGTGTCAAAAGAAGGTACTCCACTAAATACAACAGGGGTATTGGGGAATAATTTGTCTCCATAATTAAGCATAAATTTAAAGGCATTATCATTCATATCATCTAAAGTGATGACAGCATCAAATTTTGTATTCTCATATTTAACTTTATACAGATTATAAAGCTGCTGGGAATAGGTATCCCCCAAGTTATTATTGTAATCCATATATTCAATTGCAACATTTATATTTTTTTTACTTTTTATAAATTTTGAATTTATTGATGATATTATTGTATTTTCAAAACTCATTGACTCAGTGCCATTGGTAAAATTATTATAATTTTTGTTTGAATTTAAAATAAGTACATTTTTTTCAGTTTCATTTTCAGCATAAGCAGTACTTTGGAATAAAGAAAGAAAAATAGCAAAAGATATTAGAAAAATATATTGTTTTGTATGTTTAAAAATTTTCACAATAGTTAATACCCCCGTCTACATTAAGAATTATTTATCTTAATGTAATTTTATATCTAAATTTGTAGATTTTGTTATATTACATATGCATATATTCTACATAAAATATAAAATTCCTTTTTTAGAAAGTTTAGTCTGTGTAGATTTAACATAAAAAAATGCTTATGGAATCTCATAAGCAAATGCTAAGAAATGAAGTATTAGGGATTAACTAAATAACTAAGTAAAAATCAGAAATATAAGTTAGCTGCATAGGTGTCTGACTGTACGCCAAGTAAATTAACCTAGGGATGTCATATGAGTCTCTGACTATGTATTAGTCCAGTTAATTTTAGTAATCATATATATCGGAAAACTCTATTTTAATTCTTTTAATTTTGCTATTATGTTTAATGATTGTATCATTTCTGCTGTTTTTATCTTCTTTTACTAGTTTCACTGGAAGGGTTATTTTAAATTCACTTCCTTGGTTTGGAGCACTTTCTAATTCAATAGTTCCACTGTGCAAAACTACTAGTTCCTTTACTAAGGAAAGGCCTATGCCGCTGCCTTCTCTGCTTCTGGATAAAGATTTGTCCACCTGAACAAACTTTTTAAATATTGAAGCTTGTTTATCCTTAGGTATTCCTATGCCTGTATCCTTTACAGAAATAACTATACTGTCCTTATTATCATGTATATTAACTTCTATACTTCCCCCAGTAGGTGTGAATTTTATTGCATTAGATAGCAAATTCAATATGATTCTTTCCATGGCATCCAGATCAAAAGCCATAACTTTTTCTTCAATTTCTGTATCAAAGGTAATATTTATACCTTTACTTTCTACATAGTCTACAATAGATGTTACAATATTTTCTATTATAAATACTATATCGTTATTTTCAAGGTGTGTAAAAAAATTACCAGAATTAATTTTTGTTATGTCTATAAGATTATCAATAATTCTAAGTAATCTATAGCAGTTTTGTCGCATTACAGCTGTGTATTTTTCTAAATCTTTATCTTCAAGAGTACGTCTATTCTTAAGTTCTATGATTTGAAGAGCACTAAAAATTAAATTTAGTGGAGTTTTAAGTTCATGAGAGATATTAGAAAAAAAATTGGTTTTTAATTCATCATAGTATTTTAACTCCCTAATAAATTTTTCATTTCTCTCATTTTGTTTATGTTGGGTTATATCACGACCTAGTAAAATTAATCCCTTAGGACTTTTATCTTCATTGAATAAAGGGATTCTCAAGGTATCGTAAATTTTATTTACGTTATCAACTTGATCCAGCATAAGTTCTTCCATTCTATACATAGTACCTAATTTCCAGGCTTTTTTATCATTTCTTTTTAATTTATCAAGCAGTTCTTTAGTAAAAATTGATATATCATTTAGTTTGTTCATATTGATATTTTTATAATCTTTTCTTGTAATGTTCAGCAGTTTCAAGGTTGCATCATTTATTTCAAGAAATTCATTTTTTTCATTTTTAAAATAAATTAAATCAGGAGTAGAATTTATCAATGTTTTTAGTAAACTTTCGTGATCTGACAGTAGTTTTTCAGCAAGTCTACGCTTAGATATATTAAAAATTATAAAAAGTGTTTCTAAAACAACTACAAATATGACAATAAGAATAAAAATACGTATAGCCATAGATTTATATATATCAAAATATCCAATAGGTTCATTGACTATTTTTGATCCTTTAGGTAAAGAGTTTATGTCAAGGTGAAATTTTTTTAACTGTGTGTAATTGAATTCATAGTTATGTGAGGCATCTTCCGTAACTGGTATATTGGAAGGTTTTTCTCCCTGTAATATTTTTAAAGCTAGTTTACCTATACTATTTCCATAACTATCAGCATATGTCATCATTCCACCTAGGCTTTGCTTGTTTGTGGATAAGCTTTCTCTGCTGTACATAGGTATATTGGAATCTTTAAAGAGTATATCTGCAGCTGTTGTAGCTGGAATTATTTTATTATTACTATCTTTAAAACTTGCATTTAAATAAATAACCGTATCTTCTGGTAAGCTATCTATCTCTTTTTTTAGTTTATTTATATCACTTTCCTCAGAAAATAAAAATTTAACTTTATCTTTATATAAAGGCATAAAGCTTTTAATAATATTTTTATTGGAAACCCCATATGCACTTTTATCTGTAATTACAAATACCTGTTTAGTTTTTGGGTGAAGTTTCAAAGCAACGTCAATGGTACTTTTTACATCAGAATTCTTTGTTATTCCTGTAAAGAGTGGATGATTATTAAGCAAAGACTTATCAAAAGAAGATACTCCCGAAAATATAATAGGGGTATTGGGAAATAATTCATTGCTATACTTAAGCATAAACTTAAAGGCACTATCATTCAAATCATCTATAGTAATTACAGCATCAAATTTAGTATTTTTATATTTAGTTTTGTATAAATTATAAATTTCCTGAAAGTATGTATCTTGAGAGACATTATTAAAGTCAAGGTATTGGAGGTTCACATTTATATTTTGCTTGCTATTTATAAAAACTGAATCTATAGAAGATAATATTGAATTATCCCAGGACATTGATTTATTTCCATCCATAAAATTACCATAATTTTCGTCTGAACTTATAATGAGTATGTTTTTTTCTGTTTCACCTTTTGCATAGACAGTATTTTGGCATAAATTAATAAAAACAATAAGAACTATTAGAAAAATGCAGTGTTTTATATATTTATACTTGAAAAAGCCCAAAATGGTTAATACCTCCGTGAAATTAAGAATTATTTGCTTTAGTATGGTCTTTAATTTCAGTTTATAGAATTGGATCCAATCAACTTAAATATATTCTACATAAAATACAAAAATCCTCTTTAATACATATAATTAAATGGATTAGTAAAGTAGTATAGATAAATATTTGAATAAAAGAGTTAGTATATAATATATTGCAAAAAGTATATTTAATAAAATATGTATACAATATATCCTATTGGTAGTAATGTTTAGAAATTTAGAAAATAAGCTGCCTTAAAATAAAATTTTGAGACAGCATGTGTATATAATTCATTTAGATAATAGATGCCAGCAGTAGCAATTCTTCATTGTCATTATATATTTCATTAAATTGACTTATTGGAAGTGGATTTCTTCCTCGACCAACCTCAATGGTATAGCCAGGTCTTCTAAAATCCTGAATAAACCAGTCCTTATAGCCTGAATAAGAGGTTATTCCTGAAGTTTCAGCTAGGGCATAGCCGCTTACATTTGAAAATTGATTACCTATTGGTAAGGATTCAGGGGGAGTAAGATTGGAGAATTGCCAGTATATAACTTCTCCTTGGCTGTGGTAAGCAATTACCAGTCTAAAATTATGAGATCTTGTAAAACTGACAACTGCTTTAGTTTCCGGTTCTGATTCTGGAGAAGGACCTGAATATCTTGTAGGACCTGGGCCAAATACTCCATAGCTGGCTTCAGCATCTTTTGATAATTGCCACAATGCATTGTAATTATGGTTTAAATCGACACCGTGATTATTGGCCTCCCAGTTCTGTGAAAAATCTGTGCTTCCTTTGTTCCACCTTATTAATTCATTATAGTAAGGATTACTTCTGGATAATCCATTAAGAACAAGATCAACTCCATCAGGGTTTACCATGGGCATTATATATATACTGCTTCTGTTCCAAATATCCCGTGGAGAGTATCCTCTTATATTTGTTCCATCTACATAGGCTTTAGAAAAATTTTCTATGAATTTAGTGAGCAGTGGGGTAGTAATCCATTCCAAAGCGTGATGAGAACCATTATAGAAAACCTCATTTGGTCCTGTCCCAAGCTTTACATAATAAAGTTCTCTTCCAAGCACACTTTTCCCTGC from Clostridium pasteurianum BC1 includes:
- a CDS encoding GH32 C-terminal domain-containing protein, whose translation is MKKKFKSVFSFFICFAMFLTTGITVSPVVTKAETATFITRQDFINGNFGNTDNGVELLKNNGDNAGVTSTYGTTFTYEADVNLEDGPSAALTFGVANKDNPSSGVWYGVNINKTEGYSYSQNDNVTGVIRLFKVIPGQPLGFNEVAALTDAQKAKNTFHYKVTVDSNKNIKFYLDGNLVLMQNDPSWTGGNVGILTYNTKATFSNVRFSDSAVDNDENGFLTNLTNIQAVKAGTWNKTNEGLYSLGRGDNFAISQTTGTDFTYQSDVTLPSTGAASLVFRSNDNGSSSYVANVDKGAGMGKLFKFVNGAATVLSEFRLASTKDTYNLKVKAIGSHIEYYIDGSLVANCSDGSLSSGKFGVLTYSGAEIYQNLNKYDINAATYPKLTDLQINGINLEPAFNENIYSYNTTIDYATDKISIKPVAVNSSTVNVRVLDSKGSEVFNNTVQNNTFNEIAIPVGLNKVYVTAKDSDNNESTYLVQVKREQDPSSYYSEEYRPQFHYSAKENWVNDPNGMVYYEGEYHLFYQYYPYGKEWGPMHWGHAVSTDLVHWTELPIALYPDNIGAIFSGSAVVDENNTTGFFTNTPEKKGLVAIYTTDNSGVQQQNIAYSTDKGRTWTKYTGNPVIKTADDPLKDIANGAFRDPKVFWDEDAKKWIMVAAGGPLRFFSSSDLKNWTPEAMQPEIQTECPDIFKLNVEGTNESKWVLSEGGRYYRIGDLKQVNGKLTFVSESDRIPTNFGKDSYAAQTYNNTPDGRRIMINWMNTWDNYCNALSAITDPYNGSFTLQHELKLKKNGDGQIRLVQEPIKEYNSLRLAPTVIENATVSATGNILQGVTGKQTEIDAEFTPGANTTDVGFKLRVGNNQETVVNYNIASKKVSIDRSKSGKIPTENGNRYYESDLFKALETGDMSMTADGKIKLRIFLDWSSIEVFGNDGEVTGASLIFPDDTSTGMETYSKNGDSKANITLYPINSIWKSDATTLKINAEDAGNGKKSLNEAEFKLYDLNGNAIGTDKIETNSKGQATAANLAPGKYVLKEIKAPKGPYELDKNWSQQVDLTKGSQTITIESSKYKKK
- a CDS encoding L,D-transpeptidase family protein; amino-acid sequence: MKLRIKFIKSLITLKFITIFSIFIILLVSGVAYSQYAKNQSAETAHAAELSTKNKLEQQKNEKDEADNKLEQVKLAKQQKQEQEKLAAQKSQAEEEKQKQSEQEKQKEQEQKAARQNSQKQQSASTANNSAKPIIVQSQEAAPTPPVQQNYIVNFLNTGNSNQVVVVYTNSYGQISGTCETFQKSNGVWQRALNPFPINVGANGFAPLGQKREGDTRTPSGKFGFASMMFGRLPNPGVNYTYKQVNDNDYWVDDSNSSYYNQYKRGSGGFSSAERLNIASYNYAAVIDYNSSRTPYMGSAIFFHVWGGSGHGTAGCVATDQQTLISFLKWLNPSQNPIIIMGVKNQLSNF
- a CDS encoding ABC transporter substrate binding protein; translated protein: MKIFKHTKQYIFLISFAIFLSLFQSTAYAENETEKNVLILNSNKNYNNFTNGTESMSFENTIISSINSKFIKSKKNINVAIEYMDYNNNLGDTYSQQLYNLYKVKYENTKFDAVITLDDMNDNAFKFMLNYGDKLFPNTPVVFSGVPSFDTSLVKGHSNYTGITKNPDIKSTLDVALSLHPKTKQIFVITDKTQFGIYHKKLVESLIPLYKNKINFLFSDESDIFKLKKEINNLPKDTVIYFSATADAYKGISDKVISQSSAADILFKDSRIPIYCRASSYINNQSIGGMLTYADSYGSSIGDLALMILNGERPSSIPVTEDTAHNYEFNYLQLKKFGIDLKSLPKGSIIRNAPIDYFNIYKNMFFPIAASIIIFIIALQMFLIIFNIYKRRLAENSLSDNENLLNTLINSTPDIIYFKNDKGIFLEINDAALRLLNISRDDYENINMNDINTSPYFNEDLLDEFETNDRKTWETGTIYRTKEVILNRREETNKIYDTLRIPLFNEDGSRKGLMLLGRDITEHKLNEKNKKLIKELKYYDELKTNFFSNISHEFKTPLNLIFSALQIIELKNRTTEGKDETSEKYIDIMKLNCYRLLRIINNLIDITKIDSGNFSTHFKNDDIVFTLENTVMSTVDYVKSKDINITFDTDIEEKVMAFDSDAIERIILNLLSNAIKFTPPGGSIEVNIQDKVDNIVISVKDTGIGIPPDKQASIFKKFVQVDKSLSRGSEGSGIGLSLVKELVVLHNGIIELESAPNKGSEFKITLPVKLLKGDENCNNEEKFADHSNIEKIKIELSDIYV
- a CDS encoding sensor histidine kinase, which codes for MDGNKSMSWDNSILSSIDSVFINSKQNINVNLQYLDFNNVSQDTYFQEIYNLYKTKYKNTKFDAVITIDDLNDSAFKFMLKYSNELFPNTPIIFSGVSSFDKSLLNNHPLFTGITKNSDVKSTIDVALKLHPKTKQVFVITDKSAYGVSNKNIIKSFMPLYKDKVKFLFSEESDINKLKKEIDSLPEDTVIYLNASFKDSNNKIIPATTAADILFKDSNIPMYSRESLSTNKQSLGGMMTYADSYGNSIGKLALKILQGEKPSNIPVTEDASHNYEFNYTQLKKFHLDINSLPKGSKIVNEPIGYFDIYKSMAIRIFILIVIFVVVLETLFIIFNISKRRLAEKLLSDHESLLKTLINSTPDLIYFKNEKNEFLEINDATLKLLNITRKDYKNINMNKLNDISIFTKELLDKLKRNDKKAWKLGTMYRMEELMLDQVDNVNKIYDTLRIPLFNEDKSPKGLILLGRDITQHKQNERNEKFIRELKYYDELKTNFFSNISHELKTPLNLIFSALQIIELKNRRTLEDKDLEKYTAVMRQNCYRLLRIIDNLIDITKINSGNFFTHLENNDIVFIIENIVTSIVDYVESKGINITFDTEIEEKVMAFDLDAMERIILNLLSNAIKFTPTGGSIEVNIHDNKDSIVISVKDTGIGIPKDKQASIFKKFVQVDKSLSRSREGSGIGLSLVKELVVLHSGTIELESAPNQGSEFKITLPVKLVKEDKNSRNDTIIKHNSKIKRIKIEFSDIYDY
- a CDS encoding M14 family metallopeptidase produces the protein MPIYKLGSSGTEVMKIQAVLKKIGYNPGAIDGVFGSQTEAAVKNFQRNNGLTPDGIIGPDTYRLLERYILGYYTYTIRPGDTLYNIARKYYTQVDRIIAANPGINPSNLIPGTTIVVTYGIDVVDTNINYTYDILDSDLRGLKARYPFITIGSAGKSVLGRELYYVKLGTGPNEVFYNGSHHALEWITTPLLTKFIENFSKAYVDGTNIRGYSPRDIWNRSSIYIMPMVNPDGVDLVLNGLSRSNPYYNELIRWNKGSTDFSQNWEANNHGVDLNHNYNALWQLSKDAEASYGVFGPGPTRYSGPSPESEPETKAVVSFTRSHNFRLVIAYHSQGEVIYWQFSNLTPPESLPIGNQFSNVSGYALAETSGITSYSGYKDWFIQDFRRPGYTIEVGRGRNPLPISQFNEIYNDNEELLLLASII